Proteins from one Catenuloplanes atrovinosus genomic window:
- a CDS encoding TetR family transcriptional regulator gives MSTTAVTAGPLRRVPVQGRSVARVQRMLDACAELVDEVGYEGLTTTLLAERAEVAIGSVYQFFPDKRAIVQALALRNMEAYLERLSARFAAGNLAQWWDGVDAAIDEFIGMHRTVAGFRTLHFGDVVDVHLLDEERDNNVVIANRIAEVLHEQFAVADTPKLRFALEIAVTTADSLIKLAFRRDPDGDTQIIQESKTLIRDYLQSHVGV, from the coding sequence GTGTCGACAACAGCTGTCACCGCCGGACCCCTACGTCGCGTACCTGTTCAAGGACGCAGCGTAGCGCGAGTCCAGCGCATGCTCGACGCCTGCGCCGAGCTTGTCGACGAGGTCGGATATGAGGGACTGACCACGACCCTGCTCGCCGAGCGCGCCGAGGTGGCGATCGGGTCGGTCTACCAGTTCTTCCCCGACAAGCGGGCCATCGTGCAGGCGCTCGCCCTGCGCAACATGGAGGCCTACCTCGAGCGGCTGTCCGCCCGGTTCGCCGCCGGGAACCTCGCCCAGTGGTGGGACGGGGTGGACGCCGCGATAGACGAGTTCATCGGCATGCACCGGACCGTCGCCGGTTTCCGCACGCTGCACTTCGGCGACGTCGTCGACGTGCACCTGCTGGACGAGGAACGCGACAACAACGTGGTCATCGCCAACCGCATCGCCGAGGTCCTGCACGAGCAGTTCGCCGTCGCGGACACGCCCAAGCTCCGTTTCGCACTGGAGATCGCGGTCACCACGGCCGACTCCCTGATCAAGCTCGCGTTCCGCCGCGACCCCGACGGCGACACGCAGATCATCCAGGAGTCCAAGACGCTGATCCGCGACTACCTCCAATCGCACGTCGGCGTCTGA
- a CDS encoding D-arabinono-1,4-lactone oxidase: MTRTAPAPTPTWSNWAGNQQVRPVRVTMPVSTDEVCVLVQDAAREGRRVKPVGTGHSFTSAAVAEDIQVDLRRMSGLVSVDREARLATVQAGIDLCRLNDELATHGLAMPNLGDINVQTVAGAISTGTHGTGAGYGCLSTFVEALTLVTGAGEVLRCSATENPDVFAAARVGIGALGVITEVTLRCADAFVLRAHETPALLADVLASLDDRIGGNDHFEFYWYPYTDRVQAKTNNRVPLDDAPLSRFRAWLDDEFLSNTVYAGACRLGRAIPAFVPAVQAVSARALTERTYTARSDRVFCTPRRVRFTEMEYGVPRAALPEALTALQRIVASLPFKVQFPVEIRFTAPDDIWLSHGYGRESAYLAIHQYVGAPYEPYFRAFERVAASLGGRPHWGKLHYRDADSLRPAYPRFDDFLTVRDRLDPSRTFQNDYTARVLGA; this comes from the coding sequence ATGACCCGCACAGCACCGGCACCGACTCCGACGTGGTCCAACTGGGCCGGTAACCAGCAGGTCAGGCCCGTGCGGGTAACGATGCCGGTGAGCACCGACGAGGTGTGCGTCCTCGTCCAGGATGCCGCCAGGGAAGGGCGCCGCGTCAAGCCCGTGGGCACCGGTCACTCGTTCACGTCGGCCGCCGTGGCGGAGGACATCCAGGTGGATCTGCGCCGGATGTCCGGGCTGGTGTCGGTGGACCGGGAGGCGCGGCTGGCCACGGTGCAGGCCGGGATCGATCTCTGCCGGCTCAACGACGAGCTGGCCACGCACGGGCTGGCCATGCCGAACCTGGGCGACATCAACGTGCAGACCGTCGCCGGGGCCATCTCCACCGGCACGCACGGGACCGGCGCCGGCTACGGCTGCCTCTCCACGTTCGTGGAGGCGTTGACGCTGGTCACCGGCGCCGGCGAGGTGCTGCGCTGCTCCGCCACGGAGAACCCGGACGTGTTCGCCGCCGCCCGCGTCGGGATCGGCGCACTCGGCGTCATCACCGAGGTCACGCTGCGCTGCGCGGACGCGTTCGTGCTCCGCGCGCACGAGACGCCGGCGCTGCTCGCGGACGTGCTGGCCAGCCTGGACGACCGGATCGGCGGGAACGACCACTTCGAGTTCTACTGGTACCCGTACACCGACCGGGTGCAGGCCAAGACCAACAACCGGGTGCCGCTGGACGACGCGCCGCTCAGCCGGTTCCGCGCCTGGCTGGACGACGAGTTCCTGTCCAACACGGTGTACGCGGGGGCCTGCCGCCTCGGCCGGGCCATTCCCGCGTTCGTCCCGGCCGTCCAGGCCGTCTCCGCCCGCGCGCTCACCGAACGCACCTACACTGCCCGGTCCGACCGGGTGTTCTGCACGCCGCGCCGGGTGCGGTTCACCGAGATGGAGTACGGCGTGCCCCGGGCGGCGCTGCCGGAGGCGCTGACCGCGTTGCAGCGGATCGTGGCGTCGCTGCCGTTCAAGGTGCAGTTCCCGGTCGAGATCCGGTTCACCGCGCCGGACGACATCTGGCTCTCCCACGGGTACGGCCGCGAGTCCGCCTACCTGGCCATCCACCAGTACGTGGGCGCGCCGTACGAGCCGTACTTCCGCGCGTTCGAGCGGGTCGCGGCGTCACTGGGCGGGCGGCCGCACTGGGGCAAGCTCCACTACCGCGACGCGGACTCGCTGCGCCCGGCCTACCCGCGCTTCGACGACTTCCTGACGGTCCGCGACCGCCTCGACCCGTCCCGCACCTTCCAGAACGACTACACGGCCCGGGTGCTCGGCGCCTGA
- the topA gene encoding type I DNA topoisomerase has product MPSNAKSTRLVIVESPAKAKTISGYLGPGYVVEASFGHVRDLPRNAAEVPSGYEDKPWARLGVDVDNGFTALYVVSPDRKKQVTKLRSLVKDVDEVLLATDEDREGEAIAWHLIETLKPKVPVRRMVFHEITRPAIQAAVANPRELDRDLVDAQEARRILDRLYGYEVSPVLWKKVRTGLSAGRVQSVATRIVVERERQRMAFRTAEYWDILARLAVTGQVEGPRTFNATLIALNGDRVATGKDFEPTTGRVRPGAGVIHLDGDGARGLAARLDGRPFQVTRVEEKPYRRRPYAPFITSTLQQEAARKLRSSSQQTMRTAQRLYENGYITYMRTDSVNLSESALSAARSQIAELYGPSSVPPQPRRYTGKVKNAQEAHEAIRPAGDVFRTPGEVANELTTEEYKLYELIWRRTIASQMTDAVGSSVSVRIRAVSSAGEEADFGATGKTITDPGFLRAYVESSDDENAEAEDAERRLPNLVKDQPLTAEQLDAVGHTTQPPSRYTEASLVKALEELGIGRPSTYASIMQTIQDRGYVTKRGQAMIPSFLAFAVVGLLERHYPGLVDYNFTAAMENQLDEIAGGDARSADFLTAFYFGSGAGAEASIARAGGLKKLVTENLAEIDARSVNSIPLFRDDEGRDVVVRVGRYGPYLQRTHHTEEPADSSDEGRVSIPEALAPDELTPEKVDELFLGGGSGERKLGEHPETGEPVLLKSGRFGPYVSSGDKNSSLFSSQKPDELTLADALRLLSLPRLVGVAPDGVEVFALSGRYGPYVKKGDDSRSLENEEQIFTVTLDRAMELFSQPKTRGARRAAAPPLREMGVDPATEKPLVIKDGRFGPYVTDGEFNASLRRSQTVEALTLEEASEMLAEKRAKGPAPARKRAAKKAPAKKAADGEATPAKKATATKKTATKKATTAKKATAAKKATAAKKAPAKKAAPAKATTDAS; this is encoded by the coding sequence GTGCCGAGCAACGCCAAGAGCACCCGTCTGGTCATCGTCGAGTCACCGGCGAAGGCTAAGACGATCTCGGGCTACCTTGGCCCGGGCTACGTCGTCGAGGCCAGCTTCGGGCACGTGCGCGACCTGCCCCGCAACGCCGCCGAGGTCCCGTCCGGATACGAGGACAAGCCGTGGGCCCGGCTCGGCGTCGACGTGGACAACGGCTTCACCGCGCTCTACGTCGTCTCCCCCGACCGGAAGAAGCAGGTCACCAAGCTCCGCTCGCTGGTCAAGGACGTCGACGAGGTCCTGCTCGCCACGGATGAGGACCGCGAGGGCGAGGCCATCGCCTGGCACCTGATCGAGACGCTGAAGCCGAAGGTCCCGGTCCGGCGGATGGTCTTCCACGAGATCACCCGGCCCGCCATCCAGGCCGCCGTGGCGAACCCGCGCGAGCTCGACCGCGACCTGGTCGACGCGCAGGAGGCCCGCCGCATCCTGGACCGGCTCTACGGCTACGAGGTCTCCCCGGTGCTGTGGAAGAAGGTGCGCACCGGTCTCTCCGCGGGCCGCGTGCAGTCCGTCGCCACCCGCATCGTGGTCGAGCGCGAGCGGCAGCGCATGGCGTTCCGCACCGCGGAGTACTGGGACATCCTGGCCCGCCTCGCCGTCACCGGCCAGGTCGAGGGCCCGCGCACCTTCAACGCCACGCTCATCGCGCTGAACGGGGACCGCGTCGCCACCGGCAAGGACTTCGAGCCGACCACCGGGCGGGTGCGGCCCGGCGCCGGGGTGATCCACCTCGACGGGGACGGAGCCCGCGGCCTGGCCGCCCGCCTCGACGGGCGGCCTTTCCAAGTCACCCGCGTGGAGGAGAAGCCGTACCGGCGCCGCCCGTACGCGCCGTTCATCACCTCCACGCTCCAGCAGGAGGCGGCGCGCAAGCTGCGCTCCAGCTCGCAGCAGACCATGCGCACCGCGCAGCGGCTGTACGAGAACGGCTACATCACCTACATGCGTACCGACTCGGTGAACCTCTCCGAGTCCGCGCTCTCCGCCGCCCGCAGCCAGATCGCGGAGCTGTACGGGCCGTCCAGCGTGCCGCCGCAGCCGCGCCGCTACACCGGCAAGGTGAAGAACGCGCAGGAGGCGCACGAGGCGATCCGCCCGGCCGGCGACGTGTTCCGCACGCCCGGCGAGGTGGCCAACGAGCTGACCACGGAGGAGTACAAGCTCTACGAGCTGATCTGGCGGCGCACCATCGCGTCCCAGATGACCGACGCGGTCGGCTCCTCCGTCTCGGTGCGCATCCGCGCGGTCTCCAGCGCCGGCGAGGAGGCCGACTTCGGCGCCACCGGCAAGACCATCACCGACCCCGGCTTCCTGCGCGCCTACGTCGAGTCCTCCGACGACGAGAACGCGGAGGCCGAGGACGCCGAGCGCCGCCTGCCCAACCTGGTCAAGGACCAGCCGCTGACCGCGGAGCAGTTGGACGCGGTCGGCCACACCACCCAGCCGCCGTCCCGGTACACGGAGGCCTCGCTGGTCAAGGCGCTGGAGGAACTGGGCATCGGGCGCCCCTCCACGTACGCGTCGATCATGCAGACCATCCAGGACCGTGGGTACGTGACCAAGCGCGGCCAGGCGATGATTCCGTCGTTCCTGGCGTTCGCGGTGGTGGGCCTGCTGGAGCGGCACTACCCCGGCCTGGTCGACTACAACTTCACCGCCGCGATGGAGAACCAGCTCGACGAGATCGCCGGCGGCGACGCCCGGTCCGCGGACTTCCTCACCGCGTTCTACTTCGGCAGCGGTGCCGGCGCCGAGGCGTCGATCGCTCGGGCCGGCGGCCTGAAGAAGCTGGTCACGGAGAACCTGGCGGAGATCGACGCGCGCAGCGTCAACTCGATCCCGCTGTTCCGCGACGACGAGGGCCGCGACGTCGTGGTCCGGGTCGGCCGCTACGGGCCGTACCTGCAGCGCACGCACCACACGGAGGAGCCGGCCGACTCCTCCGACGAGGGCCGCGTCTCCATCCCCGAGGCGCTGGCCCCGGACGAGCTCACCCCGGAGAAGGTCGACGAGCTGTTCCTCGGCGGCGGCAGCGGTGAGCGCAAGCTCGGCGAGCACCCGGAGACCGGCGAGCCGGTGCTGCTCAAGTCCGGCCGCTTCGGGCCGTACGTGTCCAGCGGCGACAAGAACTCCTCGCTGTTCAGCAGCCAGAAGCCGGACGAGCTGACGCTGGCCGACGCGCTGCGCCTGCTCTCGCTGCCCCGCCTGGTCGGCGTGGCCCCGGACGGCGTGGAGGTCTTCGCGCTCTCCGGCCGCTACGGGCCGTACGTGAAGAAGGGCGACGACTCCCGCTCGCTGGAGAACGAGGAGCAGATCTTCACGGTCACGCTCGACCGCGCGATGGAGCTGTTCTCCCAGCCTAAGACGCGCGGTGCCCGCCGGGCCGCCGCGCCGCCGCTGCGCGAGATGGGCGTCGACCCGGCCACCGAGAAGCCGCTGGTCATCAAGGACGGCCGGTTCGGGCCGTACGTGACGGACGGCGAGTTCAACGCATCGCTGCGCCGCAGCCAGACCGTGGAGGCCCTCACGCTGGAGGAGGCCTCCGAGATGCTCGCCGAGAAGCGCGCCAAGGGTCCGGCCCCGGCCCGCAAGCGCGCCGCGAAGAAGGCCCCGGCGAAGAAGGCGGCGGACGGCGAGGCGACCCCGGCGAAGAAGGCCACCGCCACGAAGAAGACCGCCACGAAGAAGGCGACCACCGCGAAGAAGGCCACCGCGGCCAAGAAGGCGACCGCCGCGAAGAAGGCGCCCGCCAAGAAGGCCGCGCCCGCCAAGGCCACCACCGACGCCTCCTGA
- a CDS encoding sodium-translocating pyrophosphatase yields the protein MSGNSSVAAGDGLSLTGTNLSYVVVAAVIALVALGFALALVRGVLAAGKGTTNMQEIAGAVQEGASAYLFRQFKTLGIFVVIALVLLFLLPVHETDGNETLVKIGRSAFFVVGAVFSAFIGGAGMALATRANLRVAAAANEATGGREKAMQIAFRTGGVVGFLTVGLGLVGAALVVLLYKGDAPTVLEGFGFGAALLAMFMRVGGGIFTKAADVGADLVGKVEQGIPEDDPRNAATIADNVGDNVGDCAGMAADLFESYAVTLVAALILGRAAFGEDGLVFPLIVSAVGVLVAIVGVFITRLRASDRNGLTAINRAFYISAALAAALVAAVTFLYLPNTFAGFNDPNVSTEFTGNPQILALGAVVIGIVLAAAIQALTGYFTETDKRPVQDIGKSSLTGPATVILAGISVGLESAVYSALLIGAGVFGAYLLGGGSIILSLFAVAMAGIGLLTTVGVIVAMDTFGPISDNAQGIAEMSGDVDEAGARTLTELDAVGNTTKAITKGIAIATAVLAATALFGSYRDTIATAISDAGEQLSIDALLNVSDPRNLVGLLVGAAVVFLFSGLAINAVSRSAGAVVVEVRRQFRDNPGIMEGTTRPEYGRVVDICTRDAQRELLTPGLLAIMAPIAVGFGLGAGALASYLAGAIGTGTLMAVFLSNSGGAWDNSKKLVEDGAHGGKGSEAHAATVIGDTVGDPFKDTAGPAINPLIKVMNLVSLLIAPGVVMLSVGDDANTPVRIAIAAVATLVIVAAVVWSKRKPISMGEAPPPAGTQVPPHQETVRA from the coding sequence ATGTCCGGGAACAGCTCCGTCGCCGCCGGCGACGGCCTGTCCCTTACCGGTACGAATCTCTCGTACGTCGTCGTCGCCGCGGTCATCGCGCTGGTGGCGCTCGGGTTCGCCCTCGCGCTCGTCCGCGGGGTGCTGGCAGCCGGTAAGGGAACGACCAACATGCAGGAGATCGCCGGCGCCGTGCAGGAGGGCGCGTCGGCCTATCTCTTCCGCCAGTTCAAGACGCTCGGCATCTTCGTGGTGATCGCCCTCGTCCTGCTCTTCCTGCTGCCGGTCCACGAGACCGACGGCAACGAGACGCTGGTCAAGATCGGCCGATCCGCGTTCTTCGTGGTCGGTGCCGTCTTCTCGGCGTTCATCGGCGGTGCCGGCATGGCGCTGGCCACCCGGGCGAACCTGCGCGTGGCCGCCGCGGCGAACGAGGCGACCGGCGGCCGGGAGAAGGCGATGCAGATCGCGTTCCGCACCGGCGGCGTGGTCGGGTTCCTCACGGTGGGTCTGGGCCTGGTCGGCGCCGCGCTGGTGGTGCTGCTCTACAAGGGCGACGCGCCGACCGTGCTGGAGGGCTTCGGCTTCGGCGCCGCGCTGCTGGCCATGTTCATGCGGGTCGGCGGCGGCATCTTCACCAAGGCGGCGGACGTCGGCGCGGACCTGGTCGGCAAGGTCGAGCAGGGCATCCCGGAGGACGATCCGCGCAACGCCGCGACCATCGCGGACAACGTGGGCGACAACGTCGGCGACTGCGCCGGCATGGCCGCGGACCTGTTCGAGTCGTACGCGGTGACCCTGGTCGCGGCGCTGATCCTGGGCCGCGCCGCGTTCGGCGAGGACGGCCTGGTCTTCCCGCTGATCGTCTCCGCGGTCGGCGTGCTGGTCGCGATCGTCGGCGTCTTCATCACCCGGCTGCGCGCGTCCGACCGCAATGGCCTGACCGCGATCAACCGGGCGTTCTACATCTCCGCGGCGCTCGCCGCCGCGCTGGTCGCCGCGGTCACGTTCCTCTACCTGCCGAACACGTTCGCCGGCTTCAACGACCCGAACGTGAGCACCGAGTTCACCGGTAACCCGCAGATCCTCGCGCTCGGCGCGGTCGTGATCGGCATCGTGCTGGCCGCCGCGATCCAGGCGCTGACCGGCTACTTCACCGAGACCGACAAGCGCCCGGTGCAGGACATCGGCAAGTCCTCGCTGACCGGCCCGGCCACCGTCATCCTGGCCGGCATCAGCGTCGGCCTGGAGTCCGCGGTCTACTCCGCGCTGCTGATCGGTGCCGGCGTGTTCGGTGCGTACCTGCTCGGCGGCGGCTCGATCATCCTGTCGCTGTTCGCGGTCGCGATGGCCGGCATCGGCCTGCTGACCACGGTCGGCGTCATCGTCGCGATGGACACGTTCGGCCCGATCTCCGACAACGCGCAGGGCATCGCGGAGATGTCCGGCGACGTGGACGAGGCCGGCGCGCGCACGCTCACCGAGCTGGACGCGGTCGGCAACACCACGAAGGCGATCACCAAGGGCATCGCGATCGCCACCGCGGTGCTGGCCGCGACCGCGCTGTTCGGCTCGTACCGGGACACGATCGCGACCGCGATCAGCGACGCCGGCGAGCAGCTGTCGATCGACGCGCTGCTCAACGTGTCAGACCCGCGCAACCTGGTCGGCCTGCTGGTCGGTGCGGCCGTGGTGTTCCTCTTCTCCGGCCTGGCGATCAACGCGGTCTCCCGCTCGGCTGGCGCGGTCGTCGTCGAGGTGCGCCGCCAGTTCCGGGACAACCCGGGCATCATGGAGGGCACCACGCGCCCGGAGTACGGCCGTGTGGTCGACATCTGCACCCGGGACGCGCAGCGCGAGCTGCTCACCCCCGGCCTGCTGGCGATCATGGCGCCGATCGCGGTCGGGTTCGGCCTGGGCGCGGGCGCGCTCGCGTCCTACCTGGCCGGCGCGATCGGCACCGGCACGCTGATGGCGGTGTTCCTGTCCAACTCCGGCGGTGCGTGGGACAACTCGAAGAAGCTGGTCGAGGACGGCGCGCACGGCGGCAAGGGCTCGGAGGCGCACGCCGCCACCGTCATCGGTGACACGGTCGGCGACCCGTTCAAGGACACCGCCGGCCCGGCCATCAACCCGCTGATCAAGGTGATGAACCTGGTCAGTCTGCTGATCGCGCCCGGCGTGGTGATGCTCAGCGTGGGCGACGACGCGAACACGCCGGTCCGGATCGCCATCGCCGCGGTGGCGACGCTGGTCATCGTGGCCGCCGTGGTCTGGAGCAAGCGCAAGCCGATCTCGATGGGCGAGGCGCCGCCGCCGGCCGGTACGCAGGTGCCACCGCACCAGGAGACCGTGCGCGCCTGA
- a CDS encoding ATP-binding protein, with protein MMATVRLAFSPAPVHVRTARLVGVAVARRAGVAEELLDEVRLAIGEACARAVALHRQYGVFAPVQVEMSDEDSYTVRVIDRAPIEAGLGIPSIPPDELANESLSDDELTTGVGFALLAGFVDDLQVRPVDEGVGTEVRMAWPTHAA; from the coding sequence GTGATGGCCACTGTCCGGCTGGCGTTCTCCCCCGCGCCTGTGCACGTGCGCACCGCCCGGCTGGTGGGCGTGGCCGTGGCCCGGCGCGCCGGCGTGGCCGAGGAACTGCTCGACGAGGTCCGGCTCGCGATCGGTGAGGCGTGCGCCCGCGCGGTCGCGCTGCACCGGCAGTACGGCGTCTTCGCTCCGGTCCAGGTGGAGATGTCCGACGAGGACTCCTACACCGTTCGAGTGATCGACCGCGCGCCGATCGAGGCCGGCCTGGGCATCCCCTCGATCCCACCGGACGAACTGGCCAACGAGTCGCTCTCCGACGACGAACTCACCACGGGTGTCGGATTTGCCCTTTTGGCCGGTTTTGTGGATGATTTGCAGGTGCGCCCGGTCGACGAGGGCGTGGGCACCGAGGTCCGCATGGCCTGGCCCACCCACGCCGCCTGA
- a CDS encoding STAS domain-containing protein, with translation MELQLATRTVAGHTVLEVGGEVDVYTAPRLRERLVELIDGGVRGVIVDLGGVEFLDSTGLGVLVGALKRLRPVGGTFGLVCAKEPLLKIFRITALDQVFPIYPSVDAAVQAAGGAGADSGPTA, from the coding sequence ATGGAGCTGCAGCTGGCGACCCGCACCGTCGCCGGGCACACGGTCCTGGAGGTCGGCGGCGAGGTCGACGTCTACACCGCGCCTCGACTGCGGGAACGGCTGGTCGAGCTGATCGACGGCGGCGTCCGCGGCGTGATCGTGGACCTGGGCGGCGTCGAGTTCCTCGACTCGACCGGGCTCGGCGTGCTGGTCGGTGCGCTGAAGCGGCTGCGTCCGGTCGGTGGCACGTTCGGCCTGGTCTGCGCGAAGGAGCCGCTGCTCAAGATCTTCCGGATCACCGCGCTGGATCAGGTCTTCCCGATCTACCCGTCGGTCGACGCGGCCGTGCAGGCCGCCGGCGGGGCGGGCGCGGACTCCGGTCCGACCGCGTGA
- a CDS encoding DEAD/DEAH box helicase, whose protein sequence is MSHTAVAPAELLRRLHTSPSVTHVEIIPPAAGDPVEWPSWVPPELRDSLAARGISRPWRHQAEAATLAREGRHVVVATGTASGKSLAYLLPSLSALFEDPKATVLYLAPTKALAADQLRAVLALAPGVRPACYDGDTPTDEREWIRANSRFILTNPDMLHHAILPNHGAWSSFLRRLTHVIVDECHVYRGLFGSHVAHVLRRLRRVADRYAPVSFGSDDTAPTTGAPSVAAQDPVSPGAVIPVQPGAVVPAQPGAEVPAQPGTEVPAQPGAEVPAQPGTEVPAQPGTEVPAQPGTEVPAQPGTEVPAQPGTEVPAQPGTEVPAQPGTEAEGKVAGHRSGRGRAARRSRAVFVLASATSGDPAATASRLTGLPVTEVSADGSPRGGVTFALWEPPLLPPELSGGLAEADPDDPLAIPSVRRSALRETADLLTDAITHGVRTLAFVRSRRGAEVVASIARRSLDEAVPGLGSRVAAYRAGFLREERRELERALLSGELLGMASTNALELGVDLVGLDAVIICGYPGTRASLWQQAGRAGRSGGEALAVLVARDDPLDTYLVHHPDALFGRPVEATVLDPANPYVLGPQLCCAANEAPLTEDDLELFGGAPAAATVAALVASGALRRRPTGYFWTHRTRPDVDLRGSGGSPINVVESATGRLLGTVDPASSHMIVHPGAVYLHQGSSFIVEELHLDDAVALVRAEEPDWTTHARDVTSLAVTSVRERLDAGPVGLFLGEVDVTSQVVSYQRRRVGSGEVIDTRPLDLPVRELHTVAVWFTITPEALEAAGVEPADFPGALHAAEHAAIGLLPLVATCDRWDIGGISTAAHPDTGYPTVFVYDGHPGGAGFAERAHGMAADWLRATREAISSCACETGCPACVQSPKCGNGNNPLAKDAAVLVLDTVLAALPV, encoded by the coding sequence GTGAGTCACACCGCGGTCGCCCCGGCCGAACTGCTGCGGCGTCTTCACACCTCCCCCTCGGTCACGCACGTGGAGATCATCCCGCCCGCCGCCGGTGACCCGGTCGAATGGCCCTCGTGGGTACCGCCGGAACTGCGCGACTCGCTGGCCGCACGCGGCATCTCGCGGCCGTGGCGGCACCAGGCCGAGGCCGCGACGCTGGCGCGCGAGGGCCGGCATGTGGTGGTCGCCACCGGGACCGCGTCCGGCAAGTCGCTCGCCTACCTGCTGCCGTCGCTGTCCGCGCTGTTCGAGGACCCGAAGGCGACCGTGCTCTACCTGGCCCCGACGAAGGCGCTGGCGGCGGACCAGTTGCGCGCGGTGCTGGCGCTGGCTCCGGGGGTACGGCCGGCGTGCTACGACGGCGACACGCCCACGGACGAACGCGAGTGGATCCGGGCGAACTCGCGGTTCATCCTCACCAACCCGGACATGCTGCACCACGCCATCCTGCCCAACCACGGCGCGTGGTCCTCCTTCCTGCGCCGCCTGACGCACGTGATCGTCGACGAGTGCCACGTGTACCGCGGCCTCTTCGGTTCCCACGTGGCCCACGTGCTGCGCCGCCTCCGCCGGGTGGCCGACCGCTACGCCCCGGTCTCCTTCGGCTCCGACGACACGGCGCCGACGACCGGCGCACCGTCCGTGGCGGCGCAGGACCCCGTGAGCCCTGGCGCGGTGATTCCCGTGCAGCCGGGTGCGGTGGTTCCGGCGCAGCCGGGCGCGGAGGTTCCGGCGCAGCCGGGCACGGAGGTTCCGGCGCAGCCGGGCGCGGAGGTTCCGGCGCAGCCGGGCACGGAGGTTCCGGCGCAGCCGGGCACGGAGGTTCCGGCGCAGCCGGGCACGGAGGTTCCGGCGCAGCCGGGCACGGAGGTTCCGGCGCAGCCGGGCACGGAGGTTCCGGCGCAGCCGGGCACGGAGGTTCCGGCGCAGCCGGGCACGGAGGCTGAGGGGAAGGTCGCCGGGCACCGGAGCGGGCGTGGGCGGGCCGCGCGGCGGAGCCGGGCGGTGTTCGTGCTGGCGTCGGCGACGTCCGGCGATCCCGCGGCGACCGCGTCGCGGCTGACCGGGCTGCCGGTGACCGAGGTCTCGGCGGACGGGTCGCCGCGCGGTGGCGTCACGTTCGCGCTGTGGGAGCCGCCGCTGCTGCCGCCCGAGCTGTCCGGCGGCCTCGCGGAGGCCGACCCGGACGATCCGCTCGCCATCCCGTCCGTCCGGCGATCCGCGCTGCGGGAGACCGCGGACCTCCTCACCGACGCGATCACCCACGGGGTACGCACGCTGGCCTTCGTCCGATCCCGGCGCGGTGCCGAGGTGGTCGCGTCCATCGCCCGCCGCTCGCTCGACGAGGCCGTGCCCGGGCTGGGCTCGCGCGTCGCCGCCTACCGCGCCGGCTTCCTGCGCGAGGAGCGGCGCGAGCTGGAACGGGCGCTGCTCAGCGGCGAGCTGCTCGGAATGGCCTCGACGAACGCGCTGGAACTCGGCGTCGACCTGGTCGGCCTGGACGCCGTGATCATCTGCGGCTATCCCGGGACCCGCGCGTCGCTGTGGCAGCAGGCCGGCCGCGCGGGCCGGTCCGGTGGCGAGGCGCTGGCCGTGCTGGTCGCGCGCGACGATCCGCTGGACACCTACCTGGTGCACCACCCGGACGCGCTGTTCGGCCGCCCCGTGGAGGCGACGGTCCTGGACCCGGCGAACCCGTACGTGCTCGGCCCCCAGCTGTGCTGCGCCGCGAACGAGGCCCCGCTGACCGAGGACGACCTGGAACTCTTCGGCGGCGCGCCCGCGGCGGCGACCGTCGCCGCGCTGGTCGCCTCCGGTGCGCTGCGCCGCCGTCCCACCGGGTACTTCTGGACCCACCGCACCCGGCCCGACGTCGACCTGCGCGGCAGCGGCGGCTCCCCGATCAACGTGGTGGAGTCCGCCACCGGCCGCCTGCTCGGCACCGTCGACCCCGCGTCATCCCACATGATCGTCCACCCCGGCGCCGTCTACCTGCACCAGGGCAGCTCGTTCATCGTCGAGGAGTTGCACCTCGACGACGCGGTGGCGCTGGTACGGGCCGAGGAGCCGGACTGGACCACGCACGCCCGCGACGTCACCTCGCTGGCCGTCACCTCCGTCCGCGAACGTCTCGACGCCGGCCCGGTCGGCCTCTTCCTCGGCGAGGTGGACGTCACCAGCCAGGTCGTCTCCTATCAGCGCCGCCGCGTCGGCTCCGGCGAGGTCATCGACACCCGCCCGCTCGATCTGCCCGTGCGCGAGCTGCACACGGTCGCGGTCTGGTTCACCATCACTCCCGAGGCGCTGGAGGCCGCGGGCGTCGAACCCGCGGACTTCCCCGGCGCCCTGCACGCCGCCGAACATGCCGCCATCGGCCTCCTTCCGCTCGTGGCCACCTGCGACCGCTGGGACATCGGGGGCATCTCCACCGCCGCGCACCCGGACACCGGTTACCCCACCGTCTTCGTCTACGACGGTCACCCCGGCGGCGCCGGCTTCGCCGAGCGCGCGCACGGGATGGCCGCCGACTGGCTCCGCGCCACCCGCGAGGCCATCAGTTCCTGCGCCTGCGAGACCGGCTGTCCCGCCTGCGTCCAGTCGCCCAAGTGCGGGAACGGGAACAATCCGCTGGCCAAGGACGCCGCCGTACTGGTCCTCGACACGGTGCTCGCCGCCCTTCCCGTTTGA